The following are encoded together in the Parabacteroides chongii genome:
- a CDS encoding TIGR03915 family putative DNA repair protein has protein sequence MIAFIYDKTFEGLLTAVFDAYVRKSFPDVLLAEGEPLPLFCEETVTIYSDKKKADRVWKGLEKKVSKLSLSGLTVSWLSELPEVDMLLFRYIRKALDHSKSIEMNFGDPDVLQISKVWKKVSNERLRIMQFLRFQKALDGTYFSAVEPIYNVLPLVLPYLNDRFGDQKWLIYDMRREYGYYYDLKETIEVRFEQKEEHLLSGFLNESLMDKDEKLFQQMWKEYFKTIAIKERINPKLHRQHMPVRFWKYMTEKQ, from the coding sequence GTGATTGCTTTTATATATGACAAAACTTTCGAGGGATTACTGACTGCCGTCTTCGACGCTTACGTCCGGAAGTCTTTTCCCGATGTGCTGCTGGCGGAGGGCGAGCCGTTACCTCTGTTCTGCGAGGAAACGGTGACGATTTATTCCGACAAGAAAAAGGCGGACCGGGTTTGGAAAGGGCTTGAAAAGAAGGTGTCGAAACTATCTCTGTCGGGGCTGACAGTCTCCTGGCTGTCGGAGCTGCCGGAGGTCGACATGCTGTTGTTCCGCTATATCCGCAAGGCGCTTGACCATTCGAAATCTATTGAGATGAATTTCGGTGATCCTGATGTACTACAGATATCCAAGGTTTGGAAGAAAGTAAGCAACGAACGTCTCCGCATCATGCAGTTTCTCCGTTTCCAAAAGGCATTGGATGGTACTTACTTCTCTGCCGTCGAGCCTATATATAATGTATTGCCGCTTGTCCTTCCGTATCTGAACGATCGTTTTGGCGATCAGAAATGGCTGATCTATGATATGCGCCGGGAGTATGGCTATTATTATGATCTGAAAGAGACGATCGAGGTTCGTTTCGAACAAAAGGAAGAGCATCTGTTATCCGGCTTCCTCAATGAGAGCCTGATGGATAAAGATGAGAAACTGTTCCAGCAGATGTGGAAAGAGTATTTCAAGACGATTGCCATCAAAGAACGTATCAATCCGAAGCTGCACCGCCAGCATATGCCTGTCCGTTTCTGGAAGTATATGACGGAAAAGCAATAG
- a CDS encoding type II toxin-antitoxin system RelE/ParE family toxin yields MPTRLKWLPQAITLLENIYGYYSKRSERSAVRLYNRIIDSAEPLKTFPHAGPLEPLLKDFPQNFHSFVVEKHYKLIYTISPDLIEIHAIWDCRQDDWKLKEMFR; encoded by the coding sequence ATGCCAACAAGATTAAAGTGGTTGCCACAAGCTATTACCTTACTTGAAAATATTTACGGTTATTACAGTAAGAGGAGTGAACGCTCTGCCGTTCGCTTATATAACAGAATCATTGATTCTGCTGAACCGTTAAAGACATTCCCTCACGCAGGACCTCTCGAACCTTTATTAAAGGATTTTCCACAGAATTTTCATTCGTTTGTTGTCGAAAAACATTATAAGCTGATCTATACAATCAGCCCCGATCTCATCGAAATACATGCCATATGGGATTGCAGGCAAGACGACTGGAAACTTAAAGAAATGTTCCGATAG
- a CDS encoding helix-turn-helix domain-containing protein produces MFLDNIPVHNLDETDFFVVERIENCAPLNFRGSHRHNFYELLFFTETGTDESHSIDFIEYPLQSNQLYLLRPGQVHTMKLKGQMGFLFAINPDYFERLCLHIESYADHTFPSMLLLPEKETSAIRQIARLIYTEHEGLHRKSLLNSYMHALITHLLLLYTDTRVDQDIRVSKVLSLIDKHYINERSTDFYAREVNLSNKRMNELTKKAVGHTVKQLIDQRLLLEAKRMISSGASSFKEIAFSLGFSEASYFTRFFKEQSGCTPEQFRSLLKKDLS; encoded by the coding sequence ATGTTCTTAGATAATATTCCCGTACATAACCTGGATGAAACGGACTTCTTTGTCGTCGAACGGATTGAGAATTGCGCGCCTTTGAATTTCAGAGGATCACATCGGCATAATTTCTACGAACTGTTATTCTTCACGGAAACGGGAACAGACGAGAGCCACAGCATCGACTTTATCGAATACCCTTTACAGTCCAATCAGCTTTACCTGCTCCGCCCGGGACAAGTACATACGATGAAACTAAAAGGACAAATGGGATTCCTGTTTGCCATCAATCCCGATTATTTCGAGCGCCTCTGCCTCCATATCGAGAGTTATGCAGATCATACATTTCCCAGCATGCTTCTTCTCCCGGAGAAAGAAACCTCAGCGATCCGCCAAATCGCCCGTCTGATCTACACCGAACATGAAGGACTGCACCGGAAAAGCCTGCTCAACTCATACATGCACGCTTTGATCACCCATCTGTTATTATTATATACCGATACCCGGGTCGACCAGGATATACGCGTCAGTAAAGTCTTGTCCCTGATAGACAAACATTATATCAACGAGCGCTCCACCGACTTCTACGCCCGTGAAGTAAACCTCAGCAACAAACGGATGAACGAGCTGACAAAAAAGGCCGTCGGCCACACAGTCAAACAACTGATAGACCAACGGCTATTACTGGAAGCCAAACGCATGATCAGTTCCGGAGCTTCGAGCTTCAAGGAAATCGCGTTCAGCCTGGGATTCAGCGAAGCATCTTATTTCACCCGCTTCTTCAAGGAGCAAAGTGGCTGTACCCCCGAACAATTCCGGTCGTTATTGAAGAAAGACCTGTCATGA
- a CDS encoding shikimate dehydrogenase family protein produces the protein MQKYGLLGYPLGHSFSKTYFNQKFEAEKIDAQYVNFEIPNIKEIKNVLKENPELKGLNVTIPYKEQVIPYLDELDEDARLIGAVNVIKFTKGLFGRTKLIGYNSDIIGFKQSIEPFLNETHRKALILGTGGASKAVFQGLKQLGVGATLVSRKPKEFCITYEEITAKTMEQYTVIVNTTPLGMFPNINDCPDIPYDLLTPDHLLYDLLYNPDETLFMKKGKEKGAVVKNGLEMLLLQAFAGWEIWQK, from the coding sequence ATGCAGAAATATGGTTTATTGGGATATCCACTCGGGCATTCATTTTCCAAAACTTATTTCAACCAGAAGTTTGAGGCGGAAAAGATAGATGCTCAATATGTAAATTTCGAGATTCCGAACATCAAAGAGATAAAGAATGTTCTGAAAGAGAATCCCGAATTAAAAGGTTTGAACGTTACGATCCCTTATAAAGAACAGGTGATCCCTTATCTGGACGAGCTGGATGAAGATGCACGCCTGATCGGTGCCGTCAACGTGATCAAGTTTACAAAAGGTCTTTTCGGAAGAACAAAGCTGATCGGTTACAATTCCGATATCATCGGTTTCAAGCAATCGATCGAACCTTTCCTGAACGAAACGCACCGGAAAGCCCTGATCCTCGGAACAGGCGGAGCTTCAAAGGCAGTCTTCCAGGGATTGAAACAACTGGGAGTCGGCGCTACTTTAGTCTCACGCAAGCCGAAAGAATTCTGCATTACCTATGAGGAGATCACAGCCAAAACGATGGAACAATACACGGTTATTGTCAATACAACTCCGCTCGGAATGTTCCCTAATATCAATGATTGCCCTGATATTCCTTACGATCTGCTCACCCCTGACCATCTGTTATACGACCTGCTGTATAATCCGGATGAGACACTTTTCATGAAGAAAGGAAAAGAAAAAGGAGCTGTCGTCAAAAACGGACTTGAGATGCTGTTGTTGCAGGCATTTGCCGGCTGGGAAATCTGGCAGAAATAA
- a CDS encoding thioredoxin family protein, whose product MKPVELTKADFIQKVGNFEADPKDWKYIGDKPCIVDFQAPWCGYCKRLDPILDEFAETYDGKLTIYKVNVDNEEALETAFNIRTIPTLLICKPDGTKEFMLGTMPKHELKKIIEENILK is encoded by the coding sequence ATGAAACCAGTAGAATTGACAAAAGCAGATTTCATTCAGAAAGTTGGTAATTTTGAAGCAGATCCGAAAGATTGGAAATATATAGGAGACAAACCTTGTATCGTGGACTTCCAGGCACCGTGGTGCGGTTACTGCAAACGCCTGGATCCAATATTGGATGAGTTCGCAGAAACATACGATGGAAAACTGACTATCTATAAAGTGAATGTAGATAATGAGGAAGCTCTGGAGACGGCATTCAATATCCGTACCATCCCGACACTTCTTATCTGCAAACCGGACGGGACAAAAGAATTCATGCTCGGAACAATGCCCAAGCACGAGTTAAAAAAGATCATTGAAGAAAATATCCTGAAATAA
- a CDS encoding multidrug effflux MFS transporter has product MNRKMGIVVLVLSLLAALEPLSIDLYLPAFTDIAESLQVSLSEVQISLSIFLAGFAIGQLFWGSLSDYYGRKNPILLATALYTVSSFASIYVTSIEQLWVIRFFQAFGGCAGVVVGRAAVNDLFVNEQRTKVFSLLVIISGIAPVIAPTIGNLLLKQWHWHGVFNTMALLGACTILLTWAFLPNSKPMPLPEGVKAKKPSLREMVKGYVRVMKVWPFMVYTIIGCMAYGGLMVYVSNAPFLIMEKGGMSGDTFAIIFAVNSLGLMFGTYIINFFLKYMTLKKLVRYTLAFQLLIGVLLVVTSLVSTSVVPLLVLVFLNLIPIGLLLPATTSLGLAYFKEDSGAASALMGFLQLLFTGILSAVVSFLQNNSVVPMMCGLFVCGLTSFMLLFVDTRRRLAMIKVRS; this is encoded by the coding sequence ATGAATAGAAAAATGGGAATCGTGGTTCTGGTCCTTTCTTTATTGGCGGCACTGGAACCTTTGAGTATAGACCTTTATCTTCCGGCTTTTACGGATATTGCTGAAAGTCTGCAGGTTTCTCTGAGTGAGGTACAAATATCCTTATCCATCTTCCTGGCTGGTTTTGCTATCGGGCAACTGTTTTGGGGATCGCTTTCCGATTATTACGGACGGAAAAATCCGATCTTGCTGGCGACTGCTTTATATACGGTCAGTTCGTTTGCTTCCATCTATGTGACTTCGATTGAACAACTTTGGGTGATCCGTTTCTTTCAGGCTTTCGGAGGATGTGCCGGTGTTGTGGTCGGACGTGCAGCTGTGAACGACCTGTTTGTGAATGAACAACGGACAAAAGTATTTTCTTTGTTGGTGATTATTTCAGGAATTGCCCCTGTCATTGCTCCGACTATTGGTAATTTGCTGTTGAAACAATGGCATTGGCACGGGGTTTTCAATACGATGGCGTTGTTAGGTGCTTGTACTATCTTGCTGACCTGGGCGTTTCTTCCGAATAGTAAGCCGATGCCTTTACCCGAAGGTGTGAAAGCGAAGAAACCTTCGTTGCGGGAGATGGTGAAAGGGTATGTGCGGGTGATGAAAGTATGGCCGTTCATGGTCTATACGATTATTGGCTGTATGGCTTACGGCGGTTTGATGGTGTATGTTTCCAATGCTCCGTTCCTGATCATGGAAAAGGGCGGAATGTCGGGAGATACGTTTGCCATTATTTTTGCAGTCAATTCGTTGGGTTTGATGTTCGGTACCTATATCATCAATTTCTTCCTGAAATATATGACGTTGAAGAAGTTGGTGAGATATACGCTTGCCTTTCAACTGCTGATCGGGGTATTGCTGGTGGTGACTTCGTTGGTGTCGACTTCCGTTGTGCCTTTGCTGGTGTTGGTGTTCCTGAATCTGATACCGATCGGGTTGTTGCTACCGGCAACGACTTCGCTTGGACTCGCTTATTTTAAGGAAGACAGCGGGGCGGCTTCGGCATTGATGGGATTCCTGCAATTATTGTTTACTGGAATACTGTCGGCTGTAGTCAGTTTCCTGCAGAATAACTCGGTGGTGCCGATGATGTGCGGGCTGTTCGTTTGCGGACTGACCTCTTTTATGCTGTTGTTTGTCGATACACGGCGACGGTTGGCGATGATCAAAGTCCGTTCATGA
- a CDS encoding phosphoribosylaminoimidazolesuccinocarboxamide synthase: MKKALVKTDYNFPGQKSVYHGKVRDVYNINDEVLVMVATDRISAFDVVLPEGIPYKGQMLNQIAAKFLDATTDICPNWKMASPDPMVTVGVQCEGFPVEMIVRGYLCGSAWRAYKSGVREICGVKLPEGMRENQRFPEPIITPTTKAAIGAHDEDISKEEILKQGLVSEADYAVLEKYTMELFKRGTEIAAGRGLILVDTKYEFGHRDGKIYLIDEIHTPDSSRYFYSEGYEDRFAKGEPQKQLSKEFVREWLMDNGFQGKAGQVVPEMTPAIVEGISDRYIELFEHITGEKFVKGDTDDLLARIEKNVTDYLNNK, encoded by the coding sequence ATGAAGAAGGCGTTAGTTAAAACAGATTACAATTTCCCGGGACAAAAGAGTGTCTATCATGGTAAAGTACGCGACGTGTACAATATCAATGACGAAGTATTGGTGATGGTCGCAACCGACCGTATTTCAGCTTTCGACGTAGTATTGCCGGAAGGTATTCCTTACAAAGGCCAGATGTTGAACCAGATTGCTGCCAAATTCCTTGACGCGACCACCGACATTTGTCCGAACTGGAAAATGGCTTCACCCGACCCAATGGTTACCGTTGGTGTGCAGTGCGAAGGTTTCCCTGTTGAAATGATCGTACGCGGTTACCTTTGCGGTAGCGCATGGCGTGCTTACAAAAGCGGTGTACGCGAAATCTGCGGTGTGAAACTGCCGGAAGGGATGCGCGAAAACCAGCGTTTCCCGGAACCTATCATCACCCCGACAACGAAAGCTGCCATCGGTGCTCACGACGAAGATATCTCCAAAGAAGAAATCCTGAAACAGGGACTTGTTTCTGAAGCCGACTACGCCGTTCTTGAAAAATATACAATGGAGCTCTTCAAACGTGGTACAGAGATTGCAGCCGGACGCGGACTGATCCTGGTCGATACCAAATATGAATTCGGTCACCGTGACGGTAAGATCTACCTGATCGATGAGATCCATACACCGGACTCTTCCCGTTATTTCTATTCAGAAGGTTACGAAGACCGTTTCGCCAAAGGTGAACCGCAGAAACAGCTGTCTAAAGAATTCGTTCGCGAATGGTTGATGGATAACGGCTTCCAGGGTAAAGCAGGCCAGGTGGTTCCTGAAATGACTCCGGCTATCGTCGAAGGTATCAGCGACCGCTACATCGAGCTGTTCGAACATATCACCGGCGAAAAATTCGTGAAAGGCGATACAGACGACTTGCTTGCACGTATCGAAAAGAACGTTACAGATTATCTGAACAATAAATAA
- a CDS encoding DUF5715 family protein, which yields MKLFINTISLVAVLLAVCAFSSCKEKRGELKTIWYNGSYNRDFNDLNDVQLAVAQKIGIEPISNRDDAEHASKKMKEIKTCDYYEVEELKHSIPYLIPEAATLLEDIGRNFQDSLYNLNASIYKVKVTSVTRTVDDVKKLGKRNYNASMNSAHRYGTTFDISWVRYTKIDEKDTLNIDSDRLKMVLASVLRDQRKAERCYIKHERKQGCFHITVRK from the coding sequence ATGAAATTATTTATAAATACAATAAGTTTGGTGGCCGTATTGCTGGCTGTTTGTGCTTTTTCTTCTTGCAAGGAAAAGCGGGGTGAGTTGAAAACTATTTGGTATAATGGTAGCTATAACCGGGACTTTAATGACTTGAATGATGTTCAGTTGGCGGTAGCGCAGAAAATAGGGATAGAACCTATCAGTAACCGGGATGATGCCGAACATGCCTCTAAAAAAATGAAAGAGATCAAGACCTGTGATTATTATGAAGTGGAAGAATTGAAACATTCCATCCCTTATCTCATCCCCGAAGCTGCTACATTACTGGAAGATATCGGACGTAATTTTCAGGATTCCCTTTATAACCTGAATGCTTCCATCTATAAAGTAAAGGTGACAAGCGTTACCCGTACGGTCGATGACGTGAAGAAATTAGGAAAACGTAACTATAACGCTTCCATGAATTCAGCTCACCGTTATGGTACTACTTTTGATATATCTTGGGTTCGTTACACCAAAATAGACGAAAAGGATACGTTGAATATCGATAGCGACCGTCTGAAAATGGTACTTGCGTCTGTGCTCCGCGATCAGCGAAAGGCTGAACGCTGTTATATCAAGCACGAACGCAAGCAAGGCTGTTTCCATATCACAGTCCGTAAATAA
- a CDS encoding anaerobic C4-dicarboxylate transporter family protein, producing the protein MLIQLAFVLIAIIIGARLGGIGLGVLGGLGLAVLTFVFGLEPTSPPIDVMLMIVAVIAAASCMQAAGGLDLMVKWAEKLLRKNPSKITILSPLVTYVFTFIAGTGHVAYSVLPVIAEVATETKIRPERPLGIAVIASQQAITASPISAATVALLSMLVGQGFNVTLFDILMISVPCTLAGVLAGAFYSLRVGKELEDDPEFKRRIAEGEFTTQKYELKDVKNQKAAGWSVIIFILATIGIILFGSIESIRPTFNGQSLSMAYIIEILMLSAAAIILLATRTDGIKAVQGSVFSAGMQAVVAIFGIAWMGDTFIGGNMAELKGSIEQIVTEMPWLFGIALFLMSILLFSQAATVRALLPLGIALGISPYMLIALFPAVNGYFFIPNYPTVVAAINFDRTGTTHIGKYILNHSFMIPGLIATGVSVMLGLLLIQLF; encoded by the coding sequence ATGTTAATTCAACTAGCGTTTGTACTAATTGCAATTATAATCGGAGCTCGCCTTGGTGGTATTGGGCTTGGTGTTTTAGGTGGGCTCGGGCTTGCCGTACTGACTTTTGTCTTCGGGCTCGAACCAACTTCTCCTCCTATCGACGTGATGTTGATGATCGTAGCCGTCATCGCTGCAGCCAGTTGCATGCAGGCAGCCGGTGGCCTGGACCTGATGGTGAAATGGGCAGAAAAACTTCTTCGTAAGAATCCTTCCAAAATTACAATATTAAGTCCGCTGGTTACCTATGTTTTCACGTTTATTGCCGGGACAGGACATGTGGCTTACTCGGTTTTACCGGTTATCGCGGAAGTGGCGACCGAAACGAAAATACGTCCGGAACGCCCGCTGGGTATTGCCGTGATCGCTTCACAGCAGGCTATTACAGCCAGTCCGATCTCTGCGGCGACCGTGGCTCTGTTGAGTATGCTGGTGGGACAAGGATTCAATGTGACTCTATTCGATATTCTGATGATCTCCGTACCTTGTACGCTGGCAGGCGTGCTGGCTGGTGCTTTCTATTCCCTGCGTGTCGGTAAAGAGCTGGAAGACGATCCTGAATTTAAAAGACGTATTGCAGAAGGTGAATTCACAACCCAAAAGTATGAGTTGAAAGATGTAAAGAATCAGAAAGCGGCCGGCTGGTCGGTTATCATATTTATCCTGGCGACTATCGGTATCATCCTGTTCGGTTCCATCGAAAGTATCCGTCCGACATTCAACGGCCAGTCTCTGTCGATGGCTTACATTATCGAGATATTGATGTTGTCGGCTGCCGCCATTATCCTGCTGGCAACCCGGACAGACGGGATCAAAGCCGTTCAGGGTTCGGTCTTTTCTGCCGGTATGCAGGCTGTTGTCGCCATCTTCGGTATTGCCTGGATGGGCGATACGTTTATCGGAGGGAATATGGCGGAGCTGAAAGGCTCGATTGAACAAATCGTTACCGAAATGCCTTGGTTATTCGGGATCGCCCTGTTTCTGATGTCTATCCTGCTATTCAGCCAGGCGGCAACCGTACGTGCTTTATTGCCGCTGGGAATCGCTCTGGGAATATCTCCTTATATGTTGATCGCCCTTTTCCCTGCCGTGAACGGTTACTTTTTCATACCGAACTACCCGACAGTCGTAGCTGCGATCAATTTTGACCGTACAGGAACCACCCATATCGGGAAATATATCCTGAATCACTCTTTTATGATCCCCGGATTGATCGCGACAGGAGTTTCCGTAATGCTAGGCTTACTCCTTATACAGCTATTTTAA
- the ubiE gene encoding bifunctional demethylmenaquinone methyltransferase/2-methoxy-6-polyprenyl-1,4-benzoquinol methylase UbiE, giving the protein MKYGSEQILPYNREEQKSTQVRRMFDSIAGTYDLLNHTLSFGIDKIWRRKGIAFLRPFSPKSILDIATGTGDLAISMQKKLKADRIIGADISEGMMQVGREKVARAGLSEHISFEQQDCTALTYPDNSFDAVTAAFGVRNFENIEQGIAEMFRVLKPGGHLMILELSTPEHFPMKQLYPIYSKTIIPFIGRLFSKEKAAYSYLPESIKVVPQGKVMEELLARQGFTQAKARTFTFGICSLYTACKDSSPSKGSSKGSSRTAPTI; this is encoded by the coding sequence ATGAAGTACGGTTCGGAACAGATTTTACCTTACAACAGGGAAGAACAAAAGAGCACACAAGTCAGACGTATGTTCGACTCGATTGCAGGCACCTATGATCTGCTGAACCATACGCTCTCGTTCGGAATTGATAAAATATGGCGCAGGAAAGGTATCGCTTTCCTGCGTCCTTTTTCTCCGAAGTCGATACTGGATATCGCAACCGGAACAGGCGACCTGGCCATCTCCATGCAAAAGAAACTGAAGGCGGACCGGATCATCGGCGCCGACATTTCGGAAGGTATGATGCAGGTCGGACGTGAGAAAGTAGCCCGTGCCGGTCTTTCGGAGCATATCTCTTTCGAACAACAAGACTGTACGGCGCTTACTTATCCGGACAACTCGTTCGATGCCGTTACTGCCGCATTCGGAGTACGTAACTTTGAAAATATAGAACAAGGGATAGCAGAGATGTTCAGGGTCCTGAAACCCGGCGGCCATCTCATGATCCTGGAGCTTTCCACCCCGGAACATTTTCCGATGAAACAGCTCTACCCTATTTATTCAAAGACGATTATTCCATTTATAGGCCGGTTGTTCTCAAAAGAAAAAGCGGCATACAGTTATTTGCCGGAATCCATCAAGGTCGTTCCTCAAGGAAAGGTTATGGAAGAACTACTCGCCCGTCAAGGTTTTACACAGGCGAAAGCACGCACCTTTACCTTTGGAATTTGTTCATTATATACAGCCTGTAAGGACAGTTCGCCCAGTAAGGGCAGTAGTAAGGGCAGTTCGCGAACTGCCCCTACAATTTAA
- a CDS encoding putative DNA modification/repair radical SAM protein, whose product MNETVLEKLKILAESAKYDVSCASSGTTRSGKKGMVGSAAGWGICHSFAEDGRCISLLKIMLTNFCMYDCAYCINRRSNDLPRATLSVTELVNLTIEFYRRNYIEGLFLSSGVVRSPDYTMERLVRVVKDLRLIHRFNGYIHMKSIPGASQELVNEAGLYADRLSVNIEIPNEKSLQALAPEKDFKSVFTPMRYIQQGVLQSAEERKRFRHAPRFAPAGQSTQMIVGATADTDKDILRLSSALYQRPTMKRVYYSGFIPVNDYDNRLPALKQPPLVRENRLYQADWLLRFYEFKVDEIVNDAYPELDLEVDPKLSWALRNPHMFPVDINKADYELLLRVPGIGVKSAKMIVVSRRYSRLGSEQLKKIGVVMKKAQYFITCHELAMRTVNELTPENVRHILTQKKGRKLDDRQLTIQFQDVL is encoded by the coding sequence ATGAATGAAACTGTTCTCGAAAAACTGAAAATATTAGCAGAATCAGCTAAGTATGATGTATCCTGCGCGTCAAGCGGCACAACCCGTTCCGGAAAGAAAGGAATGGTCGGAAGTGCGGCTGGGTGGGGGATTTGCCATAGTTTTGCGGAAGACGGGCGATGTATTTCCCTGCTGAAGATCATGTTGACCAATTTTTGTATGTATGATTGCGCCTACTGCATCAACCGTCGGAGCAATGACCTGCCCCGGGCGACGCTTTCCGTGACGGAGCTGGTCAATCTGACGATCGAGTTTTACCGGAGGAATTATATAGAAGGGCTCTTTCTGAGTTCGGGTGTGGTCCGTAGTCCGGATTATACGATGGAGCGTTTGGTGCGTGTCGTGAAAGACCTGCGTCTGATACACCGTTTCAACGGCTATATCCATATGAAGAGCATTCCCGGAGCCAGCCAGGAACTGGTGAATGAAGCCGGATTGTATGCCGACCGTCTCAGCGTGAATATCGAGATACCCAATGAGAAAAGTTTGCAGGCTCTTGCTCCGGAAAAGGACTTTAAGAGCGTCTTTACCCCGATGCGTTACATTCAGCAGGGGGTATTACAAAGTGCGGAGGAGAGGAAACGTTTCCGGCATGCTCCTCGTTTTGCTCCTGCCGGGCAAAGCACGCAGATGATTGTCGGAGCGACAGCCGATACGGACAAGGATATTCTCCGTTTGTCGTCTGCTCTCTATCAGCGTCCGACGATGAAACGTGTTTATTATTCGGGGTTTATTCCTGTGAATGATTATGATAACCGGCTTCCGGCATTGAAGCAACCGCCTTTGGTGAGGGAAAACCGCTTGTATCAGGCGGATTGGTTGTTGCGTTTTTATGAGTTTAAGGTGGATGAGATCGTGAACGATGCTTATCCGGAACTGGATCTGGAGGTCGATCCGAAGTTATCGTGGGCACTGCGGAACCCGCATATGTTTCCGGTCGATATCAATAAGGCGGACTATGAATTGCTTCTCCGTGTACCCGGTATCGGGGTAAAATCGGCGAAGATGATCGTTGTCTCCCGCCGCTATTCCCGTTTGGGATCGGAACAATTGAAAAAGATCGGGGTCGTGATGAAGAAAGCGCAATACTTCATCACTTGCCATGAGCTGGCGATGCGGACGGTAAACGAACTGACACCGGAGAATGTACGCCATATCCTGACGCAGAAAAAAGGCAGGAAACTGGACGACCGTCAACTAACAATTCAATTTCAGGATGTATTGTGA
- a CDS encoding PhoH family protein: MIERIYILESVDPVIFYGVNNANMQLIKTLFPKLRIVARGNVMKVIGDEDESELFLKKIREVEKYCEEFNSLTEDVILDIIKGKAPTVVKQENLIIHGMNGKAIVARTENQQLLVKAFEENDLVFATGPAGTGKTFVAIALAVKALKNKEIRKIILSRPAVEAGEKLGFLPGEMKDKLDPYLQPLYDALQDMIPGAKLKEYMENNVIQIAPLAFMRGRTLNDAVIILDEAQNTTTHQIKMFLTRLGMNAKMIITGDVTQIDLPPTATSGLVQAMQILKGVKGIGKIEFDKKDIVRHKLVQRIVEAYDKFDEKKKAAHAAAKTTTEKNNKLSENN, from the coding sequence ATGATAGAACGAATATATATTCTGGAAAGCGTAGACCCGGTTATTTTTTACGGAGTGAACAATGCGAACATGCAGCTTATCAAAACACTGTTTCCCAAGCTTCGCATCGTTGCCCGAGGAAATGTGATGAAAGTAATCGGAGACGAAGATGAATCCGAACTGTTCCTGAAGAAAATCCGGGAAGTCGAGAAATACTGCGAGGAGTTCAATTCCCTGACCGAAGATGTCATACTCGACATTATCAAAGGTAAAGCCCCGACCGTCGTTAAACAGGAGAACCTGATCATTCATGGGATGAACGGTAAGGCGATCGTTGCCCGTACCGAAAACCAGCAATTACTCGTGAAAGCGTTCGAAGAGAACGACCTGGTATTTGCCACCGGTCCGGCTGGGACAGGCAAGACTTTCGTTGCGATCGCCCTGGCCGTAAAAGCATTAAAGAACAAAGAAATAAGGAAGATCATCCTGAGCCGACCTGCCGTCGAAGCCGGCGAGAAGCTGGGATTCCTTCCGGGAGAGATGAAAGACAAGCTCGATCCGTATCTCCAGCCGTTGTACGATGCCCTGCAGGATATGATACCGGGAGCGAAACTCAAAGAATATATGGAAAATAACGTGATTCAGATCGCTCCACTGGCTTTTATGCGCGGACGTACGCTGAACGATGCCGTTATTATCCTCGATGAAGCACAAAATACGACTACGCACCAGATCAAGATGTTCCTCACCCGCCTGGGTATGAATGCTAAAATGATCATTACCGGTGACGTAACGCAGATCGACCTTCCTCCCACAGCGACTTCCGGACTCGTGCAGGCCATGCAGATACTGAAAGGCGTAAAAGGGATCGGCAAGATTGAATTCGATAAGAAAGATATCGTACGCCATAAACTGGTGCAACGCATCGTCGAAGCTTACGATAAATTCGACGAAAAGAAAAAAGCCGCGCATGCCGCCGCTAAGACAACAACAGAAAAGAACAACAAACTATCAGAAAACAATTAA